The Hyphomicrobium sp. 99 genome contains the following window.
GGTGGCTCTTCAGCAGCACACTCTCGCCGCAATAGAAGATCTTCGTAATGTCGTAGCCCGCTTTTTTGAACGGCTCGCCGAACTCGTCCGCGTGCTCGATCATCGGCGCACCGGTCGAAGCACCGACCATCTGGTCGCCGTCATAGGCGGTAACGACCACGGCACCTTTGGCCTTGGCGAACTTCTCGAGATACTTTTGTTCGTACTCGAGTGTGCCCTCGTAGAGATACGGCCAATCGCGAAAGACGATCATGCGCAATCGGCTAAGATCGGGAAGGACCTTGAGAATGTCCTCCCCGGTTACCGATTTGACTTCGAGATTCTTCTTCTCGACCGTAGCCGCCATATCAGTCGATGCCTCAGCCCGCGACCTGCGCGATCCAATCCGTGAGATTGTAATATGTGGTGACGCGGGCGATTTTGCCGTCGCGAATTGCGAAGAACGTGCCGGCGGGCAGAACGTACTTTTGGCCCACGGCGTCCGGCAAACCTTCTTCCGTATTCTTGTAGGTTCCGTGCACGTTGAATTCTGCAGCGGCGCGCGTCGCGTCCTTCGAGACGAGGACCACGATGTCCTTCAGCTCTTCCTTGTAGTTGTGCGTCATGCGCGCGTTGAAGGCGCGGAACTTCTCTATGCCTTGGCGACGCTCGCCCTGATTGACGTCGTGGATCACGTCGTCGGTCAGGAAGTCCAGCATGGCGTCGGTATCGCCGCGGTTGAAGGCAGCGTAGTAGTCGCGGATGAGCGCAGCCGTTGCGGCACGGGCTTGCGATTCGGGCGTGGTGTCGGACATCGGTTGTCTCTCCGGATGGCTCGTCAATGGATCTGGCGGGCTCTTTAGCAGGTCGGATCGGCGCCTTCCATGCGCAAGCGTGGTGGGGTAAACGCGACATTTCAACTTCAATTCCGGAGCCCGGAGAAGCCAATGGCGCGCGTTCAAGAGCTTTTCGTCACCCAAATCTACCGCGAAGAGCTTCAGCGCGGCCAAACATCGGCGCTGATCCAAGAGCTTGACGAGGCCGCGCGCGAAATCTCGACCCAAGACAGGGCGGGGCAGGCCTGGGCGAAAGCGAACGATTATCCGGGATATACATCTTATGCGTCACTCAATGACCTGCCCGACAGGCACTCGGCGTTTGGCGATCTCGTCGGCGTCCTGGACCGGCACGCGAACGCCTTCGCAAAGGTCCTGGAGTTTGATCTGGATGGAAAGCGCCTGACGCTCGACAGCCTGTGGATCAACGTCCTGAAGCCCGGCGGACACCACACGGCACACATCCACCCGCACTCCGTGATCAGCGGCACGCTCTATCTCGCCGTCCCGAAAGACGCGAGCGCGATCAAGTACGAAGATCCAAGACTGCCGATGTTCATGGCCGCGCCGCCCCGCAAAGCCTCGGCCAAGGAGAAGAACAAGACGTTCGTCGCGGTCGCCCCCACAACTGGCACGCTTCTGCTCTGGGAAAGCTGGCTCCGGCACGAGGTGCCGATCAATCACGCAAAGGCCGAGCGCGTCTCGGTGAGCTTCAATTATCGTCTCGATTGATCGGCCGTTCTACTCTCCCAGAACATGCACGACGATCTGCCGAGCATGGGGTTTTCGCCGGTGCTCGAAAAGATAGATGCCTTGCCAGGTGCCGAGCAGCATTTGAAACTCTGCGATAGGGATCGCCAGGGTCGATTGGGTTAGCGCACTCTTAACGTGCGCGGGCATGTCGTCGGGACCCTCAGACTGATGCACGAAGAGCGGATCGCCGTCCGGCACGAGACGCTTGAAGAAGGCGACGAGATCGCGCTGTACGTCCGGATCGGCATTTTCCTGGATCAGCAGGGACGCCGAGGTATGGCGGCAAAAGACGTGCACCATGCCCGTTTCAATGCCTGCAGTTCGGACGATCCGCGAGACGTCTTTGGTAAATTCCGAGAGACCGGCTCCACGCGTCTCGATTCTCAATGTTTCCTGGTATTGCCGCATGCTGGTGCCAGTCTCCGAGAGAGCCTATATAAGAGGGATGAGTAGAGCATTCGTCAAAGAATCCGATGCTGTAGAAGAGCTTCCCGACAAGCTCATCTCCGAGCACCGCAATCTGGTCACGCCGGAGGGCCTGACCCAGATCGAGGCTGAGGTCGAAAGGCTGCAAGCGGAGCATGCGGAAGCCCAACGCCTGGGCGATAGGGACGCGCTTCAGCGGGCTTCCCGAGATCTTCGCTACTGGAAACAACGCCTCACCACCGCCGAGGTTCAGAGGCCTCCGGCCGATGCATCCGTCGTCGCCTTCGGGTCGCTCGTGACCCTCGAAAGGGACGATGGGCGCGTTCAGAAATACCGCATCGTCGGCGAGGATGAATCCAACCCCACGAAGGGCAAGATTTCATATGCCTCGCCCTTGGCTCAGGCGCTCATGGAAAAGAGCGTCGGCGACGTGGTCCACGCGGGCACTGGCGAAGCCGAAATCGTGAAGATCGGGTAGCTTCCGACTTGATCAGCAGTTGGGACTGTCGCCCGACGGCATGAACGCCTTCATCGCTTGCTCGATTTCGTCGGCGCTCATGTCGCGCTGATGCGTTGCAATCGACCATTGGTGGCCGAACGGATCTTCGATGATGCCGTAGCGATCGCCCCAGAACATATCCGTGACCGGCATCCGAAGCCTCGCGCCCGCCTTGACCGCTCGATCAACGAACGCATCGACGTCGGCGACGTAAAGATGGATCGTAACCGGGGTGCCGTTGAGCGAGGTCGGTGCAAGCGAACCCCAATCCGGATTTTCATCGACGAGCATCACTGAGGCTTTGCCTATCTTGATGGCGCCGTGGATCAGCTTTCCGTCCTTGGCGGCAAGCCTCATCGTTTCCACCGCGCCAAAGGCCTTCTTATAAAAGTCGATGGCGTTTGCCGCTCCCGCACAAACCAAATGCGGTGTGATGGCGGGCAGGTCATCCCCTCGGATCACTGGGGGCTTTTCCTGAGTTTGGGTCATCTCGCTCCTCCTTTTTTATAGGTGGCCGCGTATTTTTATCGGGAAAAGCGCATTGAACGGCGCGGCACCAGCGCAATCCCGTTGGGTCATCTTCATGCGAAAAAAGGCTTCATGATGCGTCACGAAGCTGAAATAGGAATAGCGCTCCTTTCTCCGGGGGCGAAGAAAATCTATCCCTCAGAAATAACGGCGCGCAGCTGGTAGTGTTTCCTACCGCCTGACGGCGACGCGGCAATAGTCAGAAATTTCAGGGAAATCTGGATGATGCGGGGTCTCGTCCTTGACGACATGCACCGCCTGCAGATCCGCTGCTCGCGCCGCTTCCAGCTCCTTTGGATTGTCGGAGAAGTAGGCGATGCGCGCCGGCCTCGTGCTGATGAGTTCGGCGATCCGGAGATACGACGTAGGCTCGGTCTTGGGGCCAACATCGGTGTCGAAATATTGAGAGAACAACGGGCGCAGATCGCCTGCGTCGCTGAATTCAAAGAACAGTCGCTGCGCCTGCACGGAGCCCGATGAATAGATGTAAAGCGGCAGACCTTCCGATTTCCACTGCTTCACCGCCGACAGAGCATCTGAAAAAATCGGGCTTCTGAGCGCGCCAGATCGATAGCCGCTCTCCCAGATCAATCCTTGTAGCTTCTTGAGTGGAGGAGCCTTGACGTCGCGCGCTTGCCAGTCGAGCAGGGCGCTCACGGCATCGCTCACCCCAGCGAGTGCTTTTGCCTGCGCGAGAATGTCTTGAACGATTGGGCTCGTGAGATTGTCGGATACGAAACCTTCGAGACGATCCCGCGAATAGGGAAAAAGCGTATCGCGAACGAAGCTGATTGGGCTGATCGTGCCCTCGATATCGAGAAGCACGGCATCTGCCGTAATGCGCACGAGCGCCTGCGTCTCGGGCGTTACCGGCTGTCCTTCGCTCACGTCAGTCCGTACCTTTATGCGGCTTCGTAAGTTGGCACGCTCTCGGCGATCGCGTCGCCGGTATAATGGGCGACCCAGCCCGAAGGATCGTTGAAGAGACGGATCACCGTAAAGTTTCCTTCCGCTCCGCCATCGAACCAGTGCTTGGTGCCGCGTGGAACCGAGAGAAGATCGTCCGCCGTGCCGACGATCTGATAAACCTTGTCTCCGACATGAAGATAAAAGGCCCCGCTTCCTTCGACGAAGAACCGAACTTCGTCCTCGTCGTGCGTGTGCTCGCTCAAAAACTTCT
Protein-coding sequences here:
- a CDS encoding ketosteroid isomerase-related protein is translated as MSDTTPESQARAATAALIRDYYAAFNRGDTDAMLDFLTDDVIHDVNQGERRQGIEKFRAFNARMTHNYKEELKDIVVLVSKDATRAAAEFNVHGTYKNTEEGLPDAVGQKYVLPAGTFFAIRDGKIARVTTYYNLTDWIAQVAG
- a CDS encoding TIGR02466 family protein, translated to MARVQELFVTQIYREELQRGQTSALIQELDEAAREISTQDRAGQAWAKANDYPGYTSYASLNDLPDRHSAFGDLVGVLDRHANAFAKVLEFDLDGKRLTLDSLWINVLKPGGHHTAHIHPHSVISGTLYLAVPKDASAIKYEDPRLPMFMAAPPRKASAKEKNKTFVAVAPTTGTLLLWESWLRHEVPINHAKAERVSVSFNYRLD
- a CDS encoding secondary thiamine-phosphate synthase enzyme YjbQ, producing MRQYQETLRIETRGAGLSEFTKDVSRIVRTAGIETGMVHVFCRHTSASLLIQENADPDVQRDLVAFFKRLVPDGDPLFVHQSEGPDDMPAHVKSALTQSTLAIPIAEFQMLLGTWQGIYLFEHRRKPHARQIVVHVLGE
- the greA gene encoding transcription elongation factor GreA, which translates into the protein MSRAFVKESDAVEELPDKLISEHRNLVTPEGLTQIEAEVERLQAEHAEAQRLGDRDALQRASRDLRYWKQRLTTAEVQRPPADASVVAFGSLVTLERDDGRVQKYRIVGEDESNPTKGKISYASPLAQALMEKSVGDVVHAGTGEAEIVKIG
- a CDS encoding VOC family protein, yielding MTQTQEKPPVIRGDDLPAITPHLVCAGAANAIDFYKKAFGAVETMRLAAKDGKLIHGAIKIGKASVMLVDENPDWGSLAPTSLNGTPVTIHLYVADVDAFVDRAVKAGARLRMPVTDMFWGDRYGIIEDPFGHQWSIATHQRDMSADEIEQAMKAFMPSGDSPNC
- the mtnC gene encoding acireductone synthase; its protein translation is MSEGQPVTPETQALVRITADAVLLDIEGTISPISFVRDTLFPYSRDRLEGFVSDNLTSPIVQDILAQAKALAGVSDAVSALLDWQARDVKAPPLKKLQGLIWESGYRSGALRSPIFSDALSAVKQWKSEGLPLYIYSSGSVQAQRLFFEFSDAGDLRPLFSQYFDTDVGPKTEPTSYLRIAELISTRPARIAYFSDNPKELEAARAADLQAVHVVKDETPHHPDFPEISDYCRVAVRR
- a CDS encoding acireductone dioxygenase; the encoded protein is MTQLVVYSAADATDVLLDTNDFALIKDELAHTGASIERWKAEKPLSSDAASEEILSAYKPQIDRLKAERGYTNADVIHVRPGNPNWPGLRQKFLSEHTHDEDEVRFFVEGSGAFYLHVGDKVYQIVGTADDLLSVPRGTKHWFDGGAEGNFTVIRLFNDPSGWVAHYTGDAIAESVPTYEAA